The region GTCGAGCCCAGATAGATCCGACCATCGCGCGAAATAGCGATTACCACCGCGTCTTCCTTGTCGGCGTCCGGCATCTGCCGCGGATTATTCGTCTTGGCCAGATCAACGCTGATCCCCTTTTGAAGCATCGGTGTGATCACCATGAAGATGATCAGCAGCACGAGCATCACGTCGGCCATGGGGGTGACGTTGATGTCCGAGACGACTCTCCCCGCTTTCAGCTTTCTGGCCATCGTGCTCTCCACTTACTTCCGGCCGCGCTTCTTGATGAAGTAATCAATCAGCTCGGAGCTGGAGTTGTCCATTTCGACGTCAAAGGACTCCACCTTGCTGGTGAAGTAGTTGAACATCCAGACGGCCGGGATGGCGACAAAAAGGCCGACGGCGGTGGCGACGAGCGCCTCAGCGATGCCGCCGGCGACGGCTGCCAGGCCGGTGGACTTCTCCGCCGAAATGCCCTTGAAGGCGTTGATGATGCCCACCACGGTGCCGAACAGGCCGACGAAGGGAGCAGTGGAGCCGATCGTCGCCAGGCCGCCCAGACCGCGCTTCATTTCAGCATGGACGATGGCCGTGGCCCGCTCGAGCGCCCGCTTGCTGGCCTCGACCTCTTCGCCGGAAATTTCCGACGAGACCTGGTGAGCCTGAAACTCCTGCAGGCCGGCGGTGACGACCTTGGCCAGGTGCGACCGCTTATTGCGCTCGGCAATGGAGATGGCTTCATCTATTTTGCCGTCACGCAGGGCTCCGGCAACCTGTTGGGCAAAGATGCGCGACTGCTTGCGGGCGGCCGAATAGTAGAGCCACCGGTCAATCATCACCCCAACCGACCAGGCCGACATGACGAAGAGGCAGACAACTACCAGCTTGGCCGCCCAGCCCATTTGCCCCCATAGGGCGCGCAGGTCCCAGCCGATGACCGGTGCCGCTTCCTGGAACAGCGCCAGTGCAATCAGAGAAAAGTTCGAAAGCATAACGATTGGTTCCTCCTTGCCCCGCTGCGGCGGGGCGCGAAAACTTTTTCTACTGCGCGAGAGTGAAGACCACATCAATGGTTGTCACGACCTCGACCGGTTCTCCATTCAACAAAGTGGGTTGATAACGCCACTGACGAACCGCGTCCATGGCCGTTTGAATGAGAAGCGGATGGCCGCTGATGACACGGAGGTTTTGGATGCTTCCATCTTTGGCAATGATAGCCTCCAGCCGCACCGTGCCCTGGATACGGGCCGATTTAGCCAGGGGCGGATAGAGCGGCATCACCTGGTTGACCAGCTTGGCTTGCTGGACGTTGCCGCCGACGCGGATGCGCCTGGCCTCCCTAGGCGGGGCAATCGCCTGGGGCACCAAGCCACCGATGATGCCGCCGATCACGCCGCCCATGGCGCCGCCTGCCACTCCGCCCGGCACGCCGCCGACCACGGTGCCGAGATCGGTCATCTGCTCTTCCCTGATCATGGCGATTTCTTTGGGAATCGCGGTCGGCGCTCGCAGTCGGCCCGCTTCAATGAGCTTAGCCATGGGCTTGACCCTTTGCACCACCGGCTGGGCTGGCGGCGGCGGGGGCGGCGGCGGCGGCGGCGCGGCCAGGAACGTGGTCAGCATCTGTTTCGGCAGCGCTTCCGTGTAAAGCAACGGCATCAGAATCATCACGCCCAGCAAGACAACCTGGAAGATCGTCGAGAGCGGAATCGTGGCGCGACGCCACTCGCCCGTGTGGAAGCCGGTATAGATGAGATAGACGGCGATGGCTACCAACAGACCGCTGATCGCAACCACCAGGACCAGGTCCGGAATCAGCAGCAAGCCCGCGATGGTGAACAAAAGGGGGAGAATGGCCACGAACGCCGTCCAACCCATCCGGTTGATCCTGATCCGTCCCGTATCTCCCCAAGCGTAAACCATCATGAAAACATAGAATGCTACGACGGCCGACAGGAGCATGGCCAGGAAAAGCACGACCGAAGGGCTATAGGTTGCTCCCGCCAGTTGGTTTTCCACATACCACAGAATAGGAGTGAGCACGACGAAGACGCCGATCACCACGCTCCAGCCGGTGCCGGTGATAGCCGCCTTCTCCCCCGCCCTCGAAAGCACCATTTTTTCAAACATGGTTGTTTGCCCCCTGTTTGCTCGAGCGAGTCACACCCATTCTTACGAGCCCGCTCGGGCGCGAGCCGTTGCGCTCTGGCTTCGATTTTTCCATGTGTGCCAAACCAGCAGGACAGGACTCGCAACGGCGATGGATGAATACGTTCCTATCACAATGCCCACTACCAGCGCAAACGAGAATGCCCGCAAGACATCGCCGCCGAGAAAGAACAGTGCCAATACAGTAAGGAATGTCAGCCCGGACGTCAAGATGGTTCGCGAGAGCGTCTGGTTAATGGACTTGTTGATGATCTGCCGCAATGGCTCCCGCCGCATCAGGCGAACGTTTTCCCGGATGCGGTCGAAAACCACAATGGTGTCGTTCATCGAATAGCCGATCAGTGTCAGCAGCGCCGCGATGACGGTCAATGAAATTTCGAATTGAAAGAGTGAAAAGAAACCCAACGTGATCACGACGTCGTGAAGGGTGGCGATGATCGCGCCCACGCCGTAGATCCACTCAAAACGGAACCCGATATAGACCAGCATCCCGGCCAGGGCGTACAGCGTGGCCAGCACCGCCTGCCGGCGGAGATCAGCCCGCACCTTCGGTCCAACAATCTCCACGTTCCGCACCGCAAACTCGGCGAGGTAGCTCGAGCGAGCCAGTTCGCTCACTGCTTCCGGGCGCACGCCGGCCAGCCCCTTCAGCTCATCCAGGCTGCCAATCAGGCCGCTCCGCTGCTTGTCGCGGTAGTCGGCAATCGCTCTCGCCATCTGCTGGTAGTTGGCGGCGGCCGCTTCCGGGCCAAGGCCGGCGAAATGCGCTGGATCCGAGCTTAGCAGCAGCCCGCTGATGGCCGCAACGCTCGCATTATTAAGATCAAGCTTGCCGGCCGGAGCGGCAAAGGTCTTGTTCAGGGCGGTGAGGATGGCCTGCTTGCTCGCATCGAGCGCCTCCGCCTGCGTACCCTCGCTTTTCTGCTCTACCCCGATGACCACTTCATGCTCGGCGGAAGGGCCGATGCTTTGAATCTCGCTGTCGCCAAGCCCCTCGGCACGGAGGCTGTTGCGAAGCTGGTCGAGCGGGGGCGTCTGTTTGAATCTCACATAGACCAGGGTGCCGCCTTGGAAATCGATGCCGAAAGCGGGGCCGCGGTGGCGGACCAGTGAGACCAGCCCGGCGCCGATGAGCACCGCCGAAAGGATCAGAAAGTACTTGGCCTTGCCAAGGAAATCGATGTTGCTACTGCGGAAGAATTCCATCGAAGCAGGCCTCTCCCTGTTTCCTTAGACACCGCCGGGCGATAAAAGTGCCCCTTTGCGCTTCCCCCGGGCATCCCGAGGGCACGGCGGCAGGGGTGAATACTCCCCCGGCCGGACCCCCGGGATATTGCTAAATGGAAAGCTGGGCCTGGCGCGGCATCCGGCCGAGCTCCCAGTCAAAGATTACGCGCGACACCCAGACCGAAGTAATCACGTTGGCGACCAGGCCGATGACGAGGGTGGTGGCAAAGCCGCGCACCGGTCCGCTCCCGAACATGTAGAGAAAGAAGGCCGAAACAATGGTGGTCACGTGCGTGTCCACGATGGTGATGAAGACGCGATTGAAACCGACTTCGACCGCCGAGACCGGCGCTTTCCCTATGCGCAGTTCTTCCCGGATGCGCTCGAAAATCAATACGTTCGAATCCACGCCCATGCCCACCGTCAAGATCACCCCGGCGATGCCGGGCAGGGTGAGCACCGCATCAATGGCCGCCATGGCTGCCAGGAGCATGAGCAAGTTCAGGATGAGCGCCACGATGGCGTTGATGCCCGCCGCCCGGTAGTAGATCACCATGAAAACCATGACCACCGTCACGCCTACAATCGATGCCCGAAAGCCCTGCTTGATCGAGTCGGCGCCCAGCGACGGCCCGACCGTCCGTTCTTCCAGATACTTGATCGAGGCCGGCAACGCCCCGGCACGCAAAACGATTGCCAGGTCGTTCGCTGAATCGCGAGTAAAGTTGCCGGTGATTCGCCCGGAATCGTCAATCCGGCTCTGAATCGTGGCCACCGACTGGATCTTATTGTCCAGGACGACGGCCAAAGGATTGCCTACGTTGGCGGTCGTAAAGGGTCCAAACCGGCGAGCGCCTTCGGTGGAAAGCGTGAAGTCCACATCCCACTTGCCGGGCACTTCCGGACTGGGCGACGGTTTGGCGCTACGCAGGTCGCGGCCGGTCACCACCGGGATCCGATTCGCCAGGTACCAGGCTTCGCTGCGGGCGGTTTGCCCGGAAACGCGTTCCACCGAGCGCAAAACCTGGGTCCCTTCGGGCAGCACGCCGCCGTGCGCCGCGAGCGCTTCTTGCTCCGAGCCATACGGGTTCGGCTCGCGCACCAGCCGGATTTCCAGCATGGCGGTTTCCTGCATGATGCTCTTCACGCGGGCCGGGTCGTCCACACCGGGCAGTTGCACCAGGATCTCCCAGTCCCCCCGGCCGCGTTCCTGGATCGACGCCTCGGCCACCCCGAGGGCGTCCACCCGGCGGCGGATGGATTCAATGGATTGGGTCAGCGTATCCTGGCGGATCTGGCTGACTACCGTCGGCTTGAGCGAAAGAGTATAGGAGGTGGAATCGCCCGGGGTGGGTGCCCAGTCGTATTCGGCAAAGCGATCGCCGACCATGTCTTTGAAAGCGGAGGACTGGTCAGGGGGTATCCCGAGGACTTGGATGTGCGTCAAGTCCAGCTTGCGCACCTCGTTGTAAGTCAGATTGCGGTTGCGCATCTCCTCCCGCATGCGATCCATGGTCTGGTCGGTATGAATGTTCACCGCATCATCCACCTGTACCTGGAGAATCAGGTGGCTTCCCCCGCGCAGGTCCAGCCCCAGGCGGATCCGCTCCCTGAAGTTGTTTTTCAAGTCGGCCAGGTTCTTGGGGGGAAACTTGGGCATAAAGAACAATCCGTACAAACACAAGCCCAGGACAATCAAAATGACCAGGGCTTTCCATTTCAGATTTGGGTTCATCGCCTTGAGGGTTTCTCGAGAGGTCCTGACGCGTCGGGCCTCGGGTGGTCCCGCAGCGCGGGGCCGCTACCTTTCTTCCTTGCTCGGTGGTTGCAGGCCGGCAATGGCCGGTCGGGCCACCTCAATCCGCACCTGATCGGCCACTTTGAGTTGTACCGTTTCCTCTTTGAGGCCGACAATCGTGCCGTAAATGCCGCCGGTGGTAACCACCTTGTCCCCCGCCTTCAGATTGGCCAACATCTGCCGGAGGCGTTTTTGTTTCCGCTGGGCCGGCAGGATCAACAGCACATAGAAAATGAGGATGATCGGGAGAAACATGACCAACGGCTGCCAGGCGCTGCCTTCAGCCGCCATGGCCGGCAAAAAAGGGGGGGCAATCAGCACCAAGATATCCTTTCTGAATTTGGTCAGGGCGCCTGATGGCGCCGATCCAAACCCTTGGCGCCGAAGGGAGCGGAACTTTCGAGACCTCCTTGTCGCCCTTCGCCCTCTAAGCGCCAGCCCCGTCTTGTCGTCCCGAGGCTAGGGATGGGAACGGTACTGGAAGTCAAAGCCCGCCCTTCACAGCCAAGGCGGGCAACGTGGTAACCGTTCGCTGAAACTAGGCGCATCCGGAAGGTCGCCCCCGGCTAGCTCAAGGCCGAGTCCGGTTCGCGCAGAGCGCGGAGACCAGACAGGAATTTCCTCAGGTCTCCAAGCGGGATAGCCTGCCTGATTCGAGCCATCATGTCAAGATAAAAGAACAAGTTATGGTAGGTATGGAGGATGGCGGACAGGATTTCATGGGCCATAAACAGGTGGCGCAGGTAAGCGCGGGAGTAATTCCGGCAAACGAAGCAGGGACACTGTTCGTCAATCGGTCGTGGGTCGCGGGCGTAGCGGCTGTTCTTGATCGAAAGGGTTCCATTCCACGTAAACAGACAGCCGTTGCGGGCATTGCGCGTCGGCATGACGCAATCCATC is a window of Candidatus Acidiferrales bacterium DNA encoding:
- a CDS encoding biopolymer transporter ExbD, which encodes MARKLKAGRVVSDINVTPMADVMLVLLIIFMVITPMLQKGISVDLAKTNNPRQMPDADKEDAVVIAISRDGRIYLGSTPVKREEITEKVKDRIATKLDKTVYVKSDARAKYGTVVGIVDDVRAAGVDQLGLLTEKIERRGGGTPAPTD
- a CDS encoding MotA/TolQ/ExbB proton channel family protein, yielding MLSNFSLIALALFQEAAPVIGWDLRALWGQMGWAAKLVVVCLFVMSAWSVGVMIDRWLYYSAARKQSRIFAQQVAGALRDGKIDEAISIAERNKRSHLAKVVTAGLQEFQAHQVSSEISGEEVEASKRALERATAIVHAEMKRGLGGLATIGSTAPFVGLFGTVVGIINAFKGISAEKSTGLAAVAGGIAEALVATAVGLFVAIPAVWMFNYFTSKVESFDVEMDNSSSELIDYFIKKRGRK
- a CDS encoding energy transducer TonB — encoded protein: MFEKMVLSRAGEKAAITGTGWSVVIGVFVVLTPILWYVENQLAGATYSPSVVLFLAMLLSAVVAFYVFMMVYAWGDTGRIRINRMGWTAFVAILPLLFTIAGLLLIPDLVLVVAISGLLVAIAVYLIYTGFHTGEWRRATIPLSTIFQVVLLGVMILMPLLYTEALPKQMLTTFLAAPPPPPPPPPPAQPVVQRVKPMAKLIEAGRLRAPTAIPKEIAMIREEQMTDLGTVVGGVPGGVAGGAMGGVIGGIIGGLVPQAIAPPREARRIRVGGNVQQAKLVNQVMPLYPPLAKSARIQGTVRLEAIIAKDGSIQNLRVISGHPLLIQTAMDAVRQWRYQPTLLNGEPVEVVTTIDVVFTLAQ
- the secF gene encoding protein translocase subunit SecF, producing the protein MEFFRSSNIDFLGKAKYFLILSAVLIGAGLVSLVRHRGPAFGIDFQGGTLVYVRFKQTPPLDQLRNSLRAEGLGDSEIQSIGPSAEHEVVIGVEQKSEGTQAEALDASKQAILTALNKTFAAPAGKLDLNNASVAAISGLLLSSDPAHFAGLGPEAAAANYQQMARAIADYRDKQRSGLIGSLDELKGLAGVRPEAVSELARSSYLAEFAVRNVEIVGPKVRADLRRQAVLATLYALAGMLVYIGFRFEWIYGVGAIIATLHDVVITLGFFSLFQFEISLTVIAALLTLIGYSMNDTIVVFDRIRENVRLMRREPLRQIINKSINQTLSRTILTSGLTFLTVLALFFLGGDVLRAFSFALVVGIVIGTYSSIAVASPVLLVWHTWKNRSQSATARARAGS
- the secD gene encoding protein translocase subunit SecD: MNPNLKWKALVILIVLGLCLYGLFFMPKFPPKNLADLKNNFRERIRLGLDLRGGSHLILQVQVDDAVNIHTDQTMDRMREEMRNRNLTYNEVRKLDLTHIQVLGIPPDQSSAFKDMVGDRFAEYDWAPTPGDSTSYTLSLKPTVVSQIRQDTLTQSIESIRRRVDALGVAEASIQERGRGDWEILVQLPGVDDPARVKSIMQETAMLEIRLVREPNPYGSEQEALAAHGGVLPEGTQVLRSVERVSGQTARSEAWYLANRIPVVTGRDLRSAKPSPSPEVPGKWDVDFTLSTEGARRFGPFTTANVGNPLAVVLDNKIQSVATIQSRIDDSGRITGNFTRDSANDLAIVLRAGALPASIKYLEERTVGPSLGADSIKQGFRASIVGVTVVMVFMVIYYRAAGINAIVALILNLLMLLAAMAAIDAVLTLPGIAGVILTVGMGVDSNVLIFERIREELRIGKAPVSAVEVGFNRVFITIVDTHVTTIVSAFFLYMFGSGPVRGFATTLVIGLVANVITSVWVSRVIFDWELGRMPRQAQLSI
- the yajC gene encoding preprotein translocase subunit YajC, whose translation is MLIAPPFLPAMAAEGSAWQPLVMFLPIILIFYVLLILPAQRKQKRLRQMLANLKAGDKVVTTGGIYGTIVGLKEETVQLKVADQVRIEVARPAIAGLQPPSKEER